A stretch of DNA from Vicinamibacteria bacterium:
CGCGGCGATGTCGCCCACCAGAAGGGGCATCGCGTAGCTGGCAACGCCCTCGGGCTTGTCGCTCCGATTGTAACCGCGCAGGTCTACGGCGACGACCTTGAAGTCCGTCTCGAGCGCTGCCATCTGATCGCGCCAGGAGTACCAGAAGTCGGGAAAGCCGTGGAGCATCACGACGAGAGGACCCTCACCAAGGCTCGCATAGTGGATCTTGACCCCGCCGCTGTCGGCGAATCCGTGCTCGACGCGATCGTAAATGTCAGCGGTCATGGCCGACCCCACCACGAACAGCAATAGGTGCGAAATCATGCTTCCCCTGCATCTTCCAATCGTATCGTGCCGGATTCCTCGAGCGTAATGAGCTGCCCCGTCCGGAGCGAGGCAAAATCTTCGGCCGATACCGAGAAGATGGGAATGGGCTTCCCGTACATCTCGTCGGCGACGATGGAAGCGAGGGCGAAGAAAGCGTCGTCACCCCGGCTCACGATGGCCGCCGGGGCTTTTCCGGTTCGCACCGCCTCGAGGAGTATCGCCGTCGTCGTGCTCGAGCCCCGAGTAGATGGAAGGACCAGAACTCTTCCCGCCGCGTTCTCGCCGGACAGCGGATGGCGGCGGTCGACGATCTCACCGGTATTCGGATCGAGGCCCCCCCAGAGGCTCAGAGGCTCGGAGCTCACGAGTGCCTTTCCTCGAGCGCTGCCGGGAACCAGGGCTCGGGCGGCAATGGAACGGTGGTACGATTTCTCCGGCATGCTCTTGTTCCTATCGATGGTGATTCCCGCCGCCCAGGACCTCACACGCTATCCCAATCTGCAGCCCGACGTCCAGGCGCACTACCTGTCCAGCTTCGATCGTACCGGTGGCAACGACGACGGATTCGAGGGCACTTATTCGGCTCTGTACACCGATGAGGACGGCGAGCTCGTCATCTTCGACGTCGCCGGACCGGGAACGCTGTGGAACCTCTGGTTCACCAGTCGGGTCGACGGCCGAGGTCCGCTGGGAGCGGGGCGACTCAAGTTCTATTTCGACGACGAAGTCGAGCCGCGGGTCGATATGGATATCGACGAGTTCTTCAGCGGGCGCCACCCACCCTTCGTGCCGCCGTTCGTCTATCATGCCTTCCAGAGCACCGGCGGCTACGTGAGCACCATGCCCTTTCCGTTCCAGAAACGCTTGCGGATCACGACGGAACGAAAAGTCGGTTTCTACAACGCCTACTATCACACTTTCGCGCCCGACCGCGCCATCGAGAGCTGGACGGAAGCGGCTTCGGCGGCACCGACGCCGGAGATCGTGGGAGAGATCCACACGGGAACGATTGTGCTCGACGCTCCCGATATGCCCGACGGAGAGCCCGTGCCGAGCCGCAAGACGCTGCTCGAGCACGAGGGAAGCGGAGCGATCACGGCGCTGAGAATCGACCCACTGTTTCCTGTCTCCGCGTACTGGCTCAATCACGTCTGGCTCCGCATCTACTGGGACGGGGCGCGGGAGCCGGCGGTCGACGCCCCCCTCGGAAGCTTCTTCGGATCGGGTCTCGGCGAGGCGAGTGTGCGAGCGTTA
This window harbors:
- a CDS encoding DUF126 domain-containing protein: MPEKSYHRSIAARALVPGSARGKALVSSEPLSLWGGLDPNTGEIVDRRHPLSGENAAGRVLVLPSTRGSSTTTAILLEAVRTGKAPAAIVSRGDDAFFALASIVADEMYGKPIPIFSVSAEDFASLRTGQLITLEESGTIRLEDAGEA